The Neurospora crassa OR74A linkage group IV, whole genome shotgun sequence genome has a segment encoding these proteins:
- a CDS encoding benzoate 4-monooxygenase cytochrome P450: MRRNALNKFFSRAQVARLEPTVRENAERICDKILILGKSAPFDVTTAYSHFTTDVISGYCLGDSLGLIEQKGWEPNFREPLYAQLKLMYWLRFIPLFKRLSVATAMITRRFSKDMNTLFNALVGDMPRYVRRAQDNVIKGLDDGSSVFGALLTSDLPPSEKSLERLTDEGFSLFAAGTETVSWALSVITYHLFANRELLEKVTKEVTQVIDAKSGQLPSWHTLEKLPYLGGVIYEGLRLSYGVASRSSRIPVGEDLVYRGVWAPKGSNTMREFHLAYCELYVLLSLLIVRVFPHMKLHETTEVDVTHDHDFFNPFPVSSSKGVRAIVV, from the exons ATGAGACGAAACGCCCTGAACAAGTTCTTTTCCCGTGCGCAAGTTGCGCGGCTGGAGCCAACAGTTCGCGAAAATGCCGAGCGCATTTGTGATAAGATCCTGATCCTGGGCAAGTCAGCGCCCTTTGATGTCACTACGGCATATAGCCATTTTACCACCGATGTCATCTCCGGCTACTGCCTCGGTGACAGCCTCGGGTTGATCGAGCAGAAGGGATGGGAGCCCAACTTCCGCGAGCCATTGTACGCGCAGCTCAAACTGATGTACTGGCTTCGTTTTATCCCCCTTTTCAAGCGATTGAGTGTTGCTACAGCCAT GATCACTCGACGATTCTCAAAGGATATGAACACGCTCTTCAATGCGTTAGTG GGGGATATGCCGAGATATGTGAGGAGAGCGCAAGACAATGTGATCAAGGGTCTCGACGATGGCTCATCAGTTTTCGGTGCTCTCTTAACCTCAGATCTTCCACCGAGCGAGAAATCCCTCGAGCGTTTGACTGATGAGGGATTCTCATTGTTTGCAGCCGGGACGGAAACCGTCAGTTGGGCATTGTCCGTCATCACTTATCATCTCTTTGCAAACCGCGAGCTACTGGAAAAGGTCACCAAAGAGGTAACACAGGTCATCGACGCCAAATCGGGGCAGCTTCCCTCTTGGCACACGCTGGAAAAGTTGCCCTACCTGGGAGGTGTCATCTACGAAGGTTTACGTCTATCCTATGGCGTTGCCAGTCGTTCCTCACGCATCCCAGTTGGAGAAGACTTGGTGTATCGTGGCGTATGGGCACCGAAGGGAAGCAACACGATGCGCGAGTTCCA CCTTGCGTACTGCGAGCTCTATGTGCTGCTTTCGTTGCTCATTGTTCGCGTCTTCCCGCATATGAAGCTTCACGAAACCACAGAGGTCGATGTGACGCACGACCACGACTTCTTCAATCCTTTCCCGGTTTCGAGCAGCAAGGGTGTAAGGGCCATTGTTGTATAG